The following proteins come from a genomic window of Nostoc sp. TCL26-01:
- a CDS encoding chromophore lyase CpcT/CpeT, whose product MTHSTDIATLARWMASDFSNQAQAFENPPFYAHIRVCMRPLPWEVLSGVGFFVEQAYDYMLNEPYRLRVLKLMTIADRIHIENYTVKQEENFYGASRKPQLLKTLSSDALEKLPGCNMIVEWTGNSFQGKVEPGKGCIVFRKGQKTYLDSEFEIDEEKFISLDRGRDLETDEHIWGSVAGPFYFTRRQSFADEVRLGD is encoded by the coding sequence ATGACTCATTCTACAGATATCGCTACCTTAGCACGCTGGATGGCATCTGATTTTAGCAATCAAGCACAAGCTTTCGAAAATCCGCCTTTTTATGCTCATATTCGGGTATGTATGCGTCCCCTTCCTTGGGAAGTATTATCTGGGGTGGGATTTTTTGTGGAACAAGCCTATGATTATATGCTGAATGAACCCTATCGCCTACGAGTATTAAAATTGATGACGATAGCCGATCGCATCCACATCGAAAACTACACTGTTAAGCAAGAAGAAAACTTCTATGGTGCATCTCGTAAGCCCCAACTCCTGAAAACTTTAAGCAGCGATGCTCTAGAAAAACTCCCTGGCTGTAACATGATTGTCGAGTGGACTGGTAATAGCTTTCAAGGCAAAGTAGAACCAGGAAAAGGTTGCATAGTCTTTCGCAAAGGACAAAAAACCTATCTAGATAGTGAATTTGAAATTGACGAAGAGAAATTTATTAGTCTTGACCGTGGACGAGATTTAGAAACAGATGAGCATATCTGGGGTTCCGTTGCTGGGCCTTTTTATTTTACCCGCCGCCAGAGTTTTGCTGATGAAGTGAGGTTGGGTGATTAG
- a CDS encoding ATP-binding protein, translating to MTITANSQLPNRFPPTLESINHKADGLLPTLGAELVYTQDGTGRYLSFYWQKSELLQSNPQQIITECNGQEIFTPVDKVSYMERLHRVLTNLVPEKFPCWFSCCHNLFELELVICPMMPPLGTAATTVLVLGRLLQVKVSNQEVNVAITTPTQIDLTARSQQHQRLVNKITRNIRRTLDLDIIWQQTVDSLGKALRLERCIICPYQPSSSKVRVIAEYHQPNRSSMLGLEIDVSSEPAFAQALATLEPIMMEVPGYNICPQQKILVVATCYQDQANGLIAINLPDECYPLTNAEIELTKEVADQLGTAIAHATLYKELEAARQKAEEASRLKSEFLANVSHEIRTPLNGMIGFLKLILEDMVDDAEERNQFLAEAHQLSLHLLNVINDILDIAKIEAGKMELVCAPVKLAELFWDVDSFMRTPAEGKNLSFRMQLPLTSDEIVVQGNYQRLLQVMLNIVNNAIKFTHEGGITVSADVVLKKSKSPDHQFPGMVRVRVADTGIGVSLDKQDKLFQLFSQVDGSRTRQYGGTGLGLAISQKLIEAMGGEVHFYSLGEGLGSTVTFTVPLYQQPVMLSSSDADLDVIC from the coding sequence ATGACTATTACTGCCAATTCCCAATTGCCAAATAGATTTCCTCCAACCTTGGAATCGATTAACCATAAGGCTGACGGCTTATTACCAACTCTCGGTGCTGAGTTGGTATATACGCAAGATGGGACAGGACGTTACCTGTCTTTTTATTGGCAGAAAAGTGAACTTTTGCAGTCCAACCCACAGCAAATAATCACTGAATGCAATGGGCAAGAAATCTTTACCCCAGTGGATAAGGTTTCTTACATGGAACGATTGCATCGAGTGTTGACAAATTTGGTTCCGGAAAAGTTTCCCTGCTGGTTTAGCTGTTGCCATAACTTATTCGAGTTGGAATTAGTCATCTGTCCCATGATGCCTCCCTTGGGAACTGCGGCAACTACGGTTCTGGTATTAGGCAGATTGTTACAAGTTAAGGTGAGCAACCAAGAAGTCAACGTCGCTATTACTACTCCTACACAGATAGATTTAACAGCGCGATCGCAACAACACCAAAGACTGGTAAATAAAATTACCAGAAACATCCGGCGGACGTTGGATTTAGATATAATTTGGCAACAAACAGTAGATAGTTTAGGTAAAGCACTGCGGCTAGAGCGTTGTATTATTTGTCCCTATCAGCCTTCTAGCTCCAAGGTGCGAGTTATCGCTGAGTATCATCAACCAAATCGGAGTTCGATGCTGGGTTTGGAAATAGATGTCAGTTCTGAACCCGCATTTGCTCAAGCCTTGGCCACCTTGGAACCGATCATGATGGAAGTTCCAGGTTATAATATATGCCCGCAGCAAAAAATTTTAGTAGTCGCTACCTGCTATCAAGACCAAGCTAATGGGTTAATAGCGATTAATTTACCAGATGAGTGCTACCCCCTAACAAACGCCGAAATAGAACTCACAAAAGAAGTAGCAGATCAATTAGGCACAGCGATCGCTCATGCTACTCTATACAAAGAATTAGAAGCCGCACGCCAAAAAGCCGAAGAAGCCTCCCGCCTCAAGAGTGAATTTCTCGCCAATGTCTCCCATGAAATTCGCACTCCCCTCAACGGGATGATTGGCTTTTTGAAGCTGATTCTCGAAGACATGGTAGATGACGCGGAAGAAAGAAATCAGTTTTTAGCGGAAGCCCATCAATTATCATTACACCTACTCAACGTCATTAATGACATCTTAGACATAGCCAAAATTGAAGCCGGCAAAATGGAGCTAGTTTGCGCTCCAGTGAAACTAGCAGAGCTATTCTGGGATGTAGATAGTTTTATGCGTACGCCAGCAGAAGGCAAAAACCTCAGCTTCCGAATGCAATTGCCCTTAACCTCAGACGAAATCGTTGTTCAAGGCAATTATCAACGGCTATTGCAAGTTATGTTAAATATAGTCAATAATGCCATTAAATTCACTCACGAAGGTGGTATTACAGTCAGTGCCGATGTGGTACTGAAAAAAAGCAAATCTCCAGACCACCAATTCCCCGGCATGGTCAGAGTCAGGGTAGCAGACACGGGTATTGGAGTTTCTCTAGATAAACAGGATAAACTATTTCAACTATTTTCTCAAGTAGATGGTTCCCGCACCCGTCAATACGGTGGTACAGGTTTGGGACTAGCCATATCGCAAAAACTTATAGAAGCGATGGGTGGAGAAGTCCATTTTTACAGCCTGGGCGAAGGACTCGGTTCCACCGTCACATTTACAGTACCCCTATATCAACAACCTGTGATGCTGTCATCTAGTGACGCTGATTTAGACGTTATTTGTTAA
- the lepA gene encoding translation elongation factor 4: MTDVPAVRIRNFCIIAHIDHGKSTLADRLLQATGTVDDRQMKEQFLDNMDLERERGITIKLQAARMNYQAKDGQQYVLNLIDTPGHVDFSYEVSRSLAACEGALLVVDASQGVEAQTLANVYLALEHNLEIIPVLNKIDLPGAEPDRVIGEIEEIIGLDCSGAILASAKEGIGISEILEAIVERVPPAANTVDQRLRALIFDSYYDSYRGVIVYFRVMDGTVKKGDRIYLMASGKEYDIDELGILSPTQKQVNELHAGEVGYLAASIRAVADARVGDTITLSSAKATAALPGYTEANPMVFCGMFPIDADQFEDLREALEKLKLNDAALQYEPETSSAMGFGFRCGFLGLLHMEIVQERLEREYNLDLIITAPSVVYKVITVKGEELYIDNPSHLPAPNERERIEEPYVKVEMITPETFVGTLMELSQNRRGVFKDMKYLTQGRTTLTYELPLAEVVTDFFDQMKSRSRGYASMEYHLIGYRENPLVKLDIMINGDPVDSLAMIVHRDKAYGVGRSMAEKLKELIPRHQFKVPIQASIGSKVIASEHIPALRKDVLAKCYGGDISRKKKLLQKQAKGKKRMKAVGTVDVPQEAFMAVLRLDQS; the protein is encoded by the coding sequence ATGACTGATGTCCCCGCAGTTCGCATTCGCAATTTTTGTATTATTGCTCACATCGATCATGGGAAATCTACCTTGGCTGATCGCTTACTGCAAGCCACTGGTACTGTTGATGATCGGCAAATGAAGGAACAGTTTCTAGACAATATGGATCTAGAACGGGAGCGCGGTATTACAATTAAGCTGCAAGCGGCCCGGATGAACTATCAGGCAAAAGATGGTCAGCAATATGTATTAAATTTAATTGATACGCCGGGACACGTAGATTTTTCCTATGAAGTGTCGCGGAGTTTGGCTGCTTGTGAGGGGGCTTTGTTGGTAGTGGATGCGTCTCAAGGTGTAGAGGCGCAGACTTTGGCAAATGTCTACTTAGCACTGGAGCATAATTTAGAAATTATCCCTGTTCTTAATAAAATTGACTTACCAGGAGCAGAACCAGACCGAGTTATTGGTGAGATTGAAGAAATTATCGGTCTAGATTGCAGTGGGGCAATTCTAGCTTCGGCAAAAGAAGGTATTGGGATTAGTGAGATTCTCGAAGCGATTGTGGAGCGTGTACCACCAGCTGCCAACACAGTTGATCAACGTTTACGAGCGTTAATCTTTGATAGCTATTATGACAGCTACAGGGGTGTAATTGTCTATTTCCGGGTGATGGATGGGACGGTGAAAAAAGGCGATCGCATCTATTTGATGGCATCCGGGAAAGAATATGATATTGATGAGTTGGGTATCCTCTCTCCCACTCAAAAGCAAGTTAATGAACTCCACGCTGGGGAAGTGGGTTATTTGGCAGCCTCAATTCGGGCGGTGGCTGATGCGCGGGTGGGTGATACGATTACTTTATCTAGTGCGAAAGCGACAGCAGCCTTACCAGGGTACACGGAAGCTAACCCAATGGTTTTTTGTGGAATGTTCCCCATTGATGCTGACCAATTTGAAGATTTACGAGAAGCTTTAGAAAAGCTCAAACTCAATGATGCAGCATTGCAATACGAACCAGAAACTTCTAGTGCTATGGGTTTTGGTTTCCGTTGTGGATTCTTGGGCTTGCTGCACATGGAGATTGTTCAAGAACGCTTAGAGCGAGAGTATAATCTGGATCTGATTATTACAGCCCCTTCAGTGGTTTATAAAGTCATCACTGTTAAGGGTGAAGAACTGTATATTGATAATCCTAGCCATTTACCAGCCCCCAACGAGCGCGAAAGGATTGAGGAACCCTACGTCAAAGTAGAAATGATTACGCCGGAAACCTTTGTCGGGACGTTGATGGAGTTGTCGCAAAACCGCCGGGGTGTGTTCAAGGATATGAAATATTTGACCCAAGGACGTACCACCTTAACTTATGAGTTACCTCTGGCGGAAGTTGTGACAGACTTTTTTGACCAGATGAAATCGCGATCGCGTGGTTATGCCAGTATGGAATATCATCTGATTGGCTACCGCGAAAATCCTTTGGTGAAATTGGATATCATGATTAATGGTGATCCGGTGGATTCCTTAGCGATGATTGTCCACCGTGATAAAGCTTATGGTGTAGGACGTTCAATGGCGGAAAAACTCAAAGAACTGATTCCCCGTCATCAATTTAAAGTACCCATTCAAGCCTCTATCGGTAGCAAAGTCATCGCTAGTGAACATATTCCCGCTTTAAGGAAAGATGTACTAGCTAAATGCTACGGTGGTGACATTAGCCGGAAGAAGAAACTGTTGCAGAAACAAGCCAAGGGTAAAAAGCGGATGAAAGCCGTTGGTACGGTAGATGTACCGCAGGAAGCTTTTATGGCAGTGCTGCGTTTAGATCAAAGTTGA
- a CDS encoding lipopolysaccharide assembly protein LapB: MLRQFSVIVTVAIFWQLASFSTLAETKDPQQADKFPPSPLEITTPDPLLPSLRGKRPLTLPERLKLEAALDELNQQAAATLQAGDKVTAFEIWNRELRLRRYLGVVAEVQALSRVGDIAWRQSDRQEVQYINQRLQAIEKQAQRKNKNAQSSVDLELLQALGDAYQKLRSPKPAIAIYNQVLAVMRQQQNAVGEVDTLKTIGELHLSWFDYPPAATIYEELLKSATAQDELTYLQKLAYIYQQTKQPEKSIDVLSKLKTIYAQQNNLTRLPSLQLEIGANYETLARENPILLQAAFRNYQEAYTTAWQLQQYTRAAEAIQKLIPLYRSQGQINEALQAGKILVETESLAANFYGMMQAYDQIGQLYLVQKEYSQAIAAFQRGLELAKQLKHQEAYFTQQIEKVPQVKF, encoded by the coding sequence ATGTTACGGCAATTCAGTGTTATTGTTACAGTCGCTATCTTCTGGCAACTTGCTAGTTTCTCAACGTTAGCTGAGACTAAAGATCCGCAACAAGCTGACAAGTTTCCTCCTAGTCCTTTAGAGATTACTACACCTGATCCGCTTTTACCATCTTTGCGTGGTAAACGACCTCTGACTCTTCCAGAACGGTTAAAATTAGAGGCAGCATTAGATGAACTCAATCAACAAGCGGCGGCGACATTACAAGCTGGAGATAAAGTAACTGCGTTTGAGATTTGGAACCGGGAATTGCGCTTGCGGCGATATTTGGGTGTTGTGGCGGAAGTGCAAGCACTCTCAAGAGTGGGGGATATTGCTTGGAGACAAAGCGATCGCCAGGAGGTACAATACATCAATCAAAGGTTGCAGGCAATTGAAAAACAAGCGCAACGAAAAAACAAGAATGCTCAAAGCAGTGTTGATTTAGAACTTTTGCAGGCTTTGGGTGATGCTTATCAAAAATTGCGATCGCCTAAACCTGCTATAGCAATTTACAATCAAGTTCTAGCCGTCATGCGACAGCAACAAAATGCTGTTGGGGAAGTAGACACTCTCAAAACAATTGGTGAACTACATTTAAGTTGGTTTGATTATCCTCCTGCGGCTACCATTTATGAGGAATTATTAAAGTCGGCTACGGCTCAAGATGAGTTAACATACTTGCAAAAGCTAGCTTATATTTATCAACAGACTAAGCAGCCAGAAAAATCAATTGATGTATTGAGCAAGTTAAAAACAATTTATGCTCAACAAAATAATCTCACTCGATTGCCTAGTTTGCAATTAGAGATTGGGGCAAATTATGAAACCTTAGCACGGGAAAATCCCATCTTACTACAAGCAGCTTTTAGAAACTACCAAGAAGCATATACTACTGCTTGGCAATTACAACAGTATACTCGTGCGGCTGAAGCTATACAAAAATTAATTCCCTTGTATCGTTCCCAAGGACAAATCAATGAAGCATTACAAGCTGGTAAAATTCTTGTAGAAACTGAGTCATTAGCTGCCAATTTTTACGGGATGATGCAAGCTTACGACCAAATCGGGCAATTATATTTGGTGCAGAAAGAATATTCACAAGCGATCGCTGCTTTTCAACGAGGATTAGAATTAGCTAAACAGTTAAAGCATCAAGAAGCTTATTTTACACAACAAATTGAAAAAGTTCCTCAAGTAAAGTTTTAA
- the cbiE gene encoding precorrin-6y C5,15-methyltransferase (decarboxylating) subunit CbiE, with the protein MTKKWLSIIGIGEDGLPGLSAIARSLVDHAEIIIGGDRHLAMLPTDDERQKILWTSPITDSIEAIIQYRGKSVCVLASGDPLWYGIGTTLTRRIPVAEMTIIPAPSSFSLACARLGWSLTEVETLSLCGRPPALLPAYIYPGARLLILSEGKNTPSMVAKILRQRGFGDSQMTVLERMGGIHESMIQGIAASWQETELADLNAIAVHCLGDAGIVPLSRVPGLPDEAYHHDGQLTKREVRAVTLSTLAPIPGQLLWDVGAGCGSISIEWLRTHPRCQAIAIEQNAARLQYIADNAAALGTPNLKIIAGTAPLVLQDLPTPDAIFIGGGVTAANLFDTCWQALRSGGRLIANVVTIEGEQTLYQWYEKVGGSFTRMAIQRAEPIGKFLGWRAMSPVTQWIGIKGFS; encoded by the coding sequence ATGACGAAAAAATGGTTATCGATTATCGGCATTGGTGAAGATGGATTACCAGGATTAAGTGCGATCGCTCGTTCTTTAGTTGATCATGCTGAAATTATTATAGGGGGCGATCGCCATTTAGCAATGTTACCAACTGATGACGAACGTCAAAAAATTCTTTGGACTTCCCCGATTACTGATTCAATAGAAGCAATTATTCAATATCGGGGTAAATCTGTCTGTGTTTTAGCGAGTGGTGATCCTTTATGGTACGGTATTGGTACTACGCTGACGCGACGTATTCCCGTAGCGGAAATGACGATTATTCCTGCACCATCATCTTTTAGCCTTGCTTGCGCTAGATTGGGATGGTCTTTAACTGAGGTAGAAACTCTGAGTTTGTGTGGTCGTCCGCCTGCCTTACTCCCAGCTTACATCTATCCGGGAGCAAGATTATTAATTTTGAGTGAGGGAAAAAATACACCTAGCATGGTGGCAAAAATTCTCAGACAGCGAGGGTTTGGGGATAGTCAAATGACGGTGTTGGAAAGGATGGGAGGCATTCATGAAAGCATGATACAAGGAATAGCCGCATCTTGGCAGGAAACAGAATTAGCAGATTTAAATGCGATCGCTGTACATTGTCTTGGTGATGCGGGGATTGTTCCTTTATCCAGAGTACCAGGATTGCCCGACGAAGCATATCACCACGATGGACAACTTACCAAGCGAGAAGTGAGAGCTGTTACCCTATCAACTTTAGCACCTATTCCAGGACAACTACTTTGGGATGTAGGCGCAGGTTGTGGTTCCATATCGATAGAATGGCTACGGACTCATCCACGATGTCAGGCGATCGCCATTGAACAAAATGCTGCTAGACTCCAGTATATTGCTGATAATGCTGCGGCTTTGGGTACTCCTAACCTAAAAATTATCGCTGGCACTGCACCATTAGTTTTACAAGACTTACCCACACCCGATGCTATTTTCATTGGTGGTGGAGTCACAGCAGCTAATTTATTTGATACTTGTTGGCAAGCATTGCGTTCTGGTGGACGGTTAATTGCCAATGTCGTCACCATCGAAGGTGAGCAAACTTTATACCAATGGTACGAAAAAGTTGGTGGTAGTTTTACTCGCATGGCAATTCAACGAGCCGAACCTATTGGTAAATTTTTAGGATGGCGTGCAATGTCTCCTGTTACTCAATGGATAGGGATAAAAGGCTTTAGCTAA
- a CDS encoding precorrin-8X methylmutase gives MSDYIRDANEIYRHSFAIIRSEANLDILPADVAKVAVRLIHACGMTDIVTDLGYSPTAAQSGRNALIAGAPILCDCRMVADGVTRRRLPANNPVICTLNEPEVPELAKKLATTRSAAALELWKPQLAGAIVAIGNAPTALFRLLEMLDDGCAKPALILGFPVGFVGAAESKAALAADSRNVPYMTLHGRRGGSAIAAAAVNALATEEE, from the coding sequence ATGTCTGATTATATCCGTGATGCTAATGAAATCTATCGCCATTCCTTTGCTATCATTCGGTCGGAAGCCAATTTAGATATACTTCCCGCAGATGTCGCAAAAGTGGCTGTGCGTCTAATCCATGCCTGTGGAATGACGGATATCGTCACAGACTTGGGATATTCACCTACAGCCGCACAGTCAGGCAGGAATGCACTCATCGCAGGCGCACCAATTCTCTGTGATTGTCGGATGGTGGCAGATGGTGTGACAAGGCGGCGATTACCTGCTAATAATCCAGTTATCTGCACTCTAAATGAGCCAGAAGTACCAGAACTAGCGAAAAAATTAGCAACTACCAGATCAGCAGCAGCCCTAGAATTGTGGAAACCTCAACTAGCCGGGGCTATTGTCGCCATTGGCAATGCACCGACTGCCCTATTTCGGCTGTTAGAAATGTTAGATGACGGATGTGCCAAACCTGCTTTGATACTGGGTTTTCCCGTGGGGTTTGTGGGTGCAGCCGAATCTAAAGCAGCATTAGCCGCAGACAGCAGGAACGTCCCATATATGACTTTACATGGTCGGCGGGGTGGGAGTGCGATCGCCGCCGCCGCAGTTAACGCCCTGGCAACGGAGGAAGAATAA
- a CDS encoding DUF1877 family protein, which produces MGMIGHLQAITTEELTKFLECSTEDAIVSLLYVDGELDTTGDYLNIDKAWDGINFLLTGELVGEPPLSWVIFGNQVGKGDVRDWLNSLLD; this is translated from the coding sequence ATGGGTATGATTGGTCATCTTCAAGCCATCACCACAGAAGAATTAACAAAATTTCTTGAGTGTTCAACTGAAGATGCGATCGTTTCTCTTTTATATGTTGATGGAGAACTAGATACCACTGGAGACTATTTAAATATTGATAAAGCGTGGGATGGTATCAATTTCTTGTTAACGGGTGAACTTGTTGGTGAACCCCCTTTGTCATGGGTAATATTTGGAAACCAAGTTGGTAAAGGAGATGTGCGTGACTGGCTCAACTCCCTTCTTGATTAA
- a CDS encoding class I SAM-dependent methyltransferase, translating to MAIYEQIGKEYDLTRCADSYITGQLIQHLKLKPDNLYLDVACGTGNYTLALAENGGIWHGVDQSHLMIDTAKNKSNAVAWQVASVENLPYADKSFSGVLCTLAIHHFSDLLSAFTEIYRVLASGYFVLFTATPEQMRKYWLVEYFPEAIHQASEQMPSLEAVHYALSQASFKLIKTELYNVQPDLKDLFLYSGKYHPELYLNENIRSAISTFSVLASPDEIVAGCQKLTVDIDTGLINKVMQKYEHNQGDYLFIIAQKLT from the coding sequence ATGGCTATTTATGAGCAAATTGGTAAAGAATATGATTTAACCCGTTGTGCTGATTCTTATATTACTGGTCAATTAATTCAACACTTAAAGTTAAAGCCAGATAATCTATATCTTGATGTGGCTTGTGGCACAGGTAACTATACACTAGCTTTAGCAGAAAATGGCGGAATTTGGCATGGAGTAGATCAATCACATTTAATGATTGACACTGCTAAAAACAAAAGTAACGCTGTTGCTTGGCAAGTTGCATCTGTGGAAAATTTACCTTATGCTGATAAATCTTTTTCAGGTGTATTGTGTACTCTAGCTATTCATCATTTTTCTGATTTATTGTCGGCATTCACGGAAATTTACCGTGTTTTAGCATCTGGTTACTTTGTGTTATTTACAGCCACACCAGAGCAAATGCGAAAGTATTGGTTAGTTGAGTATTTTCCAGAAGCTATACATCAAGCATCTGAACAAATGCCAAGTTTAGAAGCTGTACATTATGCTTTGAGTCAGGCTAGTTTTAAGTTGATAAAAACTGAGCTTTATAATGTACAGCCAGACCTAAAGGACTTATTCTTATATAGTGGTAAATACCATCCAGAACTATATTTAAATGAAAATATACGTTCAGCTATTTCTACTTTTTCTGTACTTGCTTCCCCGGATGAAATTGTGGCTGGATGCCAAAAACTAACAGTAGATATTGATACTGGTTTGATTAACAAAGTGATGCAAAAATATGAACACAATCAAGGAGACTACCTATTTATTATTGCTCAGAAATTAACATAA
- the cpdA gene encoding 3',5'-cyclic-AMP phosphodiesterase yields the protein MNPHKLLNLKMNQMSPIKIAQITDTHLLASENQRLQGIFTTKSFLAVMKRLEELRSEIDLLLLTGDLSGDSTPASYENLQYYLNLLQIPTYWLPGNHDCAIAMDKILNLGMVSRRKSFQRGNWNFVMLNSCTPEFLHGYLSATSLEWLDYELKILGNNPTLVALHHAPFSVNSTWIDATCLKNSEEFFDIVDRHPQVKLVLFGHIHQEFQHHRHNVDYLGTPSTCFQFQSESPAFAINQEYPGFRLLKLYANGTWETEIERVPYADTIESAMTTLS from the coding sequence ATGAATCCGCACAAGTTGCTGAATTTAAAAATGAATCAAATGTCTCCGATAAAAATTGCTCAGATCACAGATACGCATCTGTTGGCTTCAGAAAATCAACGGTTACAAGGTATATTCACAACAAAGTCTTTCTTGGCTGTGATGAAGAGGCTAGAAGAACTACGCTCAGAAATTGATTTACTTTTGTTAACGGGAGATTTGTCTGGAGATAGTACACCAGCATCCTATGAAAATCTACAATATTACTTGAATTTACTGCAAATCCCGACTTACTGGCTGCCAGGAAACCATGATTGTGCGATCGCTATGGATAAAATATTAAATCTGGGGATGGTTTCTCGACGTAAGTCTTTTCAGCGTGGGAATTGGAATTTTGTCATGCTGAATTCTTGCACTCCGGAATTTTTGCATGGTTATCTGTCGGCTACAAGTTTAGAGTGGCTTGATTATGAGCTAAAAATATTAGGCAACAATCCTACTCTAGTTGCTTTACATCATGCTCCTTTTTCTGTGAACTCCACATGGATAGATGCTACTTGTTTGAAAAATTCTGAAGAGTTTTTTGACATTGTTGATCGTCACCCACAAGTCAAGTTAGTTTTATTTGGTCATATCCACCAGGAATTTCAACACCATCGCCACAATGTTGATTATTTAGGTACTCCATCAACTTGCTTTCAGTTCCAATCTGAAAGTCCAGCTTTTGCGATTAATCAAGAATATCCTGGATTTCGGTTATTAAAACTATATGCTAACGGCACATGGGAAACCGAGATTGAGCGAGTTCCCTACGCTGACACGATAGAATCAGCGATGACGACATTATCATGA
- a CDS encoding precorrin-2 C(20)-methyltransferase: protein MTAKGRLYGVGVGPGDPELLTLKALRLLQSAPVIAYQSATDKDSIARAIASPYLTGGQIEVPFHLPRALEPEKAKDIYDKEVAPIAEHLAAGRDVVVLCEGDPFFYGSFMYVFTRLSEEYVTEVVPGVSSLMACPVSLGVPFTYYNDILTVLPAPLPAEELTTQLLTTDAAAIMKLGRHFTKVRDILHQLGLASRALYIERATMAQQKIIPLDEVDPNEVPYFAMIVIPSKNRL from the coding sequence ATGACAGCTAAAGGTCGTCTTTACGGTGTTGGTGTCGGGCCAGGAGATCCAGAACTGTTAACCCTCAAAGCATTGCGACTATTACAGTCTGCCCCTGTCATTGCCTATCAATCAGCCACAGATAAGGACAGTATAGCGCGAGCGATCGCCTCTCCCTATTTAACAGGTGGACAAATTGAAGTCCCCTTTCACCTCCCCCGTGCCTTAGAACCAGAAAAAGCCAAAGATATTTACGACAAAGAAGTAGCACCAATTGCCGAACACCTAGCCGCCGGACGCGATGTAGTAGTCTTATGTGAAGGCGACCCGTTTTTCTACGGTTCATTTATGTATGTCTTCACACGCTTATCTGAAGAATACGTAACTGAAGTTGTCCCCGGCGTTTCCTCTCTTATGGCTTGTCCCGTGTCCCTGGGTGTACCCTTCACCTACTACAACGACATTCTCACCGTCCTCCCTGCACCTCTGCCAGCCGAAGAACTCACCACCCAATTATTGACCACCGATGCAGCCGCCATCATGAAACTAGGACGACACTTTACCAAAGTGCGAGATATCCTACATCAATTAGGATTAGCATCACGGGCATTATACATTGAAAGGGCAACAATGGCACAACAAAAAATTATACCTTTAGATGAGGTTGATCCAAATGAAGTACCTTATTTTGCCATGATTGTTATCCCAAGTAAGAATCGGCTATAG
- a CDS encoding peroxiredoxin, producing the protein MVSRRNFLHILLVSCFAIISWLNLVPTANALGGKLPAINQPAPDFTLATNTGDGKLSLSDLRGKWVVLYFYPKDFTAGCTIEARRFQQDLPKYLEKNAQIIGVSADDIDSHAEFCDSEGLKFPLLADTDGAVSKAYGSWIGYVSMRHSFIIDPQGVLRETFVKVNPSVHSTEVLAKLEQLQSQA; encoded by the coding sequence ATGGTTTCCCGCCGCAATTTTTTGCATATATTGCTTGTTAGCTGTTTTGCTATCATCAGTTGGCTAAATTTGGTGCCAACGGCTAATGCACTTGGGGGTAAACTACCAGCAATTAATCAACCCGCACCCGATTTTACCCTAGCCACCAACACAGGTGATGGTAAACTTTCTCTCTCAGATTTGCGGGGTAAGTGGGTAGTGCTGTATTTCTATCCCAAAGACTTTACTGCTGGGTGTACTATTGAAGCACGACGATTTCAACAAGACCTACCGAAATATTTAGAAAAGAACGCTCAGATTATTGGTGTTAGCGCTGATGATATAGATTCTCATGCCGAATTTTGTGATTCGGAAGGGCTAAAATTTCCTTTGTTAGCAGATACAGACGGTGCAGTTAGTAAAGCTTACGGTTCTTGGATTGGTTATGTCTCCATGCGTCATAGCTTTATTATTGATCCTCAAGGTGTCCTGCGGGAAACTTTCGTCAAAGTTAACCCATCTGTTCACAGTACAGAGGTGCTAGCTAAACTGGAACAGTTGCAGTCTCAAGCTTAA